Genomic segment of Trichoderma breve strain T069 chromosome 7 map unlocalized scaffold00007, whole genome shotgun sequence:
ATTTCCATGATTTTCCATAAACAGGATAGTATCAAAGAATGTTTCTGTATATAAGCAGTATCCGCCGCTTTCAATTCCCCTCAATCCACATCGACAGAGTTTCTATCACCTTACCATAGAATAACATTTTCTCAAAAGCATCTTTACTCTGAAGAACGTTATCCGACGCCATCTTTCAATATGACTTCTACAGAGCACACTGACGTTTTGGTATGCGGTGCTGGTCCCGTTGGGCTACTAACTGCCCTGGGGCTCTCGCAACAGGGCATCGACACTTTTCTCATAGGTTTGTCACTTTCTAATACAATAGTATATGTATTTCACGAACAGAAGGAACATGAACATAACATGCGGTCCACAAGCTAAGACTTAGATgacagaaaagaaggagCGCGCAACGCAACAAATGTTTGGCCGTGCTGCAGCTTTATATCCTCGATCTGTGGAATTACTAGAACAACTGCATGTTGCCCAAGACGTATTACAGACTGCCTTTATTGCCCGGCAAGGGGTTACCTGGAAAGATGGTAAACGCATAACGAATAGAGGCTGGCACATAATGTTGTCTACCGCAGCCGGTAGTTTTCATAACTACATGGTTAACATTCGTCAAAAGCACATTGAAGATATCCTCGCACACAAATACAACTCTGATCATGAGAAATCAGTTCATTTTGGCTGGACAATTACGGACTATGCAATTGACAAGTCACTCGACGACGGCTACAATATTACGGCCACAATTACCCATATTTCCCTAGGCAATCGAACAGTGCGGTGGTACGACAAGCAATTCTTCCTACTGCATTCAATCAGCCAGACTGCTGAATAACTTTTAATTAGTAAATACCTTGTTGGAGCCGATGGTGCTCAATCCAGTGTCCGCCAGTTGGCCGGCATTGCAATGGAAGGTGATGAAAGCACGTACAAGTGGATTCGCATTGATGGCAAGGTAAAAACTGATATGCCAGATCATAATGCCGGTTTGGCTGCCATTGAGAGTAATACCCACGGTGCCGTCTTGTGGATGAAATTAGATGGCGACGCACATCGAGTTGGTTTTGCTATCCCACCCCATCTCCAGGAGAAATACCCAGAGGGGCCAAATGAAGCGGAAGTTATCAAAGAAGCTGTCAGTGCGGTCCTTCCATTCAAACTCGAGTTTGAACGCGTTGATTGGTGGACCTATTACAGGTAAGCAATTTCTAATAGTGGCCTAGTAACTGTATCGCTAACATTTGATGTTACACTCTCAGCATCAAACAGAAGGTTGCTTCGTCGATGCAAAAGGACAATtatgttcttcttggtggcGATGCCGCCCACACACATTCCTCAGGCTTCGCACAAGGCGTTAATACTGGTATTCATGACGCTACCAACCTTGTGTGGAAGTTGGCTGGAACCCTGAAAGGATGGTATAAAGACGATGTTCTCTCTACATACGCGTCCGAGCGGCGTGAAATAGCCAAGAGGTTAATTGCCCTGGATAAGCTGGTTGCTGCGACCATATCGGGCGACATTCCAGTGGCTTATACCCAGAGCGAAACCAACCCAGATGAAGTATTGAAAAAATTGATCCTGCAGAATGCTGGATTTACTACGGGCCTAGGGATTGAGTATCAGAAATCTGTCGTCAACAAAGAGGCTAGTATAGGAAATATTGTGGCAGGCACTCGAGCTGAAGATTCTCTGATTTACCAACCAGGCCCACTAGTGCCCATTCGCCTGCATTACCTTCTTAATGAAGAGAGCCAAGGTCGTTGGAGCGTCTTAATATTCGTGGGCCATGCCTCTCAGAATGGTGGTAAAGTTGCGGCTCTACGCACGAGATTAGCTTCTGATTTGGGCGGCTTAGCTGGAGCTCCCTTCTTGAACATGTTGACTATAGTCGCCGGCTCGATACCGGGCGCCTGGGACGCCTTTAATGGGCCTGCCATAGGCAAACTATACCTGGATAAAGATTTTACAGCGCACGATCGTTACGGTATCACCTATGACAATGGAGGAATTGTTGTTGTGCGACCAGATGGAATATTGGCATACAGCTCTCCACTTGATGAATTGGATGATATCAAGGAATTCTTCAAGGGATTTTGTAACTCGATATAAGGAAAATCTTCCAACCAGATAAATTACTGGCCGAGAAAGGGGGACGTTTTACAGAAGAAAGCCCATTCGCTACTACTCATAAGATCTCTATATCTCGTTAAAATGATTATAACCTCGCCCTCACCGGTTCCTGATACAGTTCTTCCGACTTCTCCGCCTCTTGTTTCATCATCTCGGCCGCAATATTTCGCAAATCAGGTTTCCTCAGCTTCCCGCTCGCCGTCTTGGGCCACGCCTGAAAAGCAGGATGTGAGCCCAACCAAATGACATATCGTGGCCGCTTAAAGTACGCCAGCGTCTCAGCGACCCATGCCCGGAGCTCGTCGTCTGAAGGCCTGTCCGTGTCTGTTCCCGTAGGCTCGACAAACGCACAGATTTGCTCGCCGTATTTGGCGTCGGGGACCCCGATGACGGAGGCCTGTGCAATAGAAGGGTGAGCGACAAGCCGTTCTTCAATCTCTAGAGGCGAAATGTTTTCGCCGCCGCGGATAATCATGTCCTTGATGCGACCTGTGATGACAAAGAAGCCGTCGGGATCAAAGTAACCCTCATCGCCGGTATGGAACCACTCCAGGCCATCTTCAGGAGAGGTTCGATGAGCCTCTGCGGTCCGCTCCGGGTTTCCGTAGTACCCAGCTTGGATGCCGTTGCCACGGAGTGCAATTTCGCCTCGTTGGCCTCGAGGAACTGTCTTTCCCGTAGAAGGATCAGCTATTCGGGCAGAGAAGCCTGGGAACAGGCGGCCAGAGGTGATAGTTCTCTGAGCAATGGTATCAGAATCACGGGTCATTGTGACGATGGACGACGCTTCGGTAAGACCCCAATTGGTGTGCGTCTGGGTGATGCCAAAGGCAGACCAGACTTTGCGCATCAACGGTTCAGGGACGGCAGATCCAGACAGTATGGCGAACCGAAGGCTAGAGAGATCAAATTCCTTAAAGCGAGGATGGGCCATTTCGGCGACGAACATGGTTGTAACGCCGTACAGACCGGTGCATCTGTATTTGGCGATGCATGATAATGTTGCCTCAACGTTAAAGATGCTAGCGGGCAGTACCAGCGATGCTCCAAAAGCAGTTGCAGTGGCGAGGCCTATAATGAGGCCGAAGCTGTGGAAGAGAGGCACCGGCAGGCAGATGCGGTCTGAGGCTTTGAGATACATGGTGCTGCCTATGTAGCGACCAGCATTGTAGATGCCGCTATGAgtcaaggctgaggcttTGGGGAGGCCTGTTGATCCGCTGGTGAATTGGAGATTCATGACATCTCTGGCATGAATTTTAGCTTCCATGGCGAGCAGATCAACTGCACTACTGCGGCCGCGAACAAGCACGTCTTCGTAGTTATGGTAGTCGTTGTACCCTAGCTTGACGAGAGCAGGCTCTTTATCGGCATTCACTATGATGATGTTCCGTAGAGATGGGATGCCATTTCTCAGGTTTGGGATCCAATGGCGGTAATCATAGCGGTCGAACCGCGGGACCATGACGAGCGTGGAAACGCCGCATGATGACAGGACGGAGTGAAGCTCCTGCTCGCTATAGGCATAATTGGCGAGGGTGACGGGTGCACCAATCTTGGTACAAGCGAAGAAAGTTTCGATGTATTCAATCTCGTTGCCCATGAGTATGGCGATGCGGTCACCTTGTTTGGCCCCCAAGGCAACGAATCCACGAGCGAGATCATCGGATCGAGCGTCGGCCTCAGCGTAGGTCAACGATTTCTGCTGATGATCTGAGGCAACGAGCAAGGCGGATGGCCGAGCTTTTGCTTGCTCGCGGAGGAGACAACCAAAGGTCTTGTGTATGGGGACGGGTTGGGCTGGGCCgtggaggatggagaggtcGGTGTTGCTGGTGGAGGACATGGCTTGTGATTCTCTGTAGTCTGCCATAGCTTGAGTGTGGCTGCAGAGAGAACTGGGGAAGAAGTCGGGAAGAATCTGAGtatgagagaagagagaaggacTTCATGCAATACAAACAGAGAGACGAGCTATAAtttgagaggagagaggagggggaagtGTCTTGGAGCTGGTATTGGCCTTGGTCCGCTTCCGGGCCCGGAGGTGGGGCCGACCCGGGGTCCGGGGGCGGGGGTGAGGAGAAGCCTCATCTTTTCATAGGCGAAGCGAATGAGCTTACTGCACGTCGTCTATTCTGCATCGGTGGGTTTGCATATTACGCTCAGACGATGTCTCTCGTATAGAGTGAATTTGCTCGAGAGTCGGGGCTTGGTAGCATCATTTCGAGGTGGTTGTCGGATCGGTGCGACAGGCGACAGGCGATAGACGACTGGGTGGTGTGGGGATAAGCGGCATCCACGCTAAGGGAATTGGCCGAAGTCGTGGAGGAACAGGGGCTGTTGATGGAATCGATTAGGTATGAATCGCTTTATTTGAAGTACCCGGCAGTGCGGTCATTGAaagtgaggagaagaatggcGTGTAACGGGAAGAGACATGTGGACTTATTCGGGTCCTTCTGAAGTAGACCTAACACACATCCGACAAGACGGCGCGAGCGAGTCAAATATCAATATGAATGTCCAAGATAAGATTGTTGTTGTTACAGGAGGGTAGGTTTTGGCTGTATAATACTCCTGTTGTGCGCTTTGCTCCGCTAAACCAATACGATGACAGTCTTTCTGGCCTCGGTGCAGCGACAGTCAAACTCATGAGCAGCCTCGGCGCTTCAATAGCTGTTTTCGATTTGCAGCTGCCAGCTGGTAGCTCAGATTCACAAAAACACAGATATTTCAAGGTCGATGTGTCCAAGACGGAGCAAGTAGCCACAGCAGTGAAGGCAGTGGCCTCATGGAGTAAGGAGACAAACAAACCCATTGCTGCGGTGGTTTGTTGTGCTGGGTTTCTCGGTCCAGCAAAGGTGAGATCTCATTTACTGCCTCTTACATAGATGCGTTTGTTATTTTCAGTCGACTAATTAAGTACACAGATTCTCTCTAAAAACAACAGTCCTCTGGCACTAGAGGTCTTTAAAAAGGTGGTTGACATCAGCCTCACCGGCACCGTCGACATCATCCGCCAAATCCTGCCTCACATGTCAACTCAACCCGCCGACGAAAACGGCTCGCGgggcgtcatcatcattgtctcCTCAGCCGCCGCCTTTGACGGTCAAGAAGGTCAAGTATCATACAGCGCAGCCAAGGGAGCCATCGCGTCCATGACGCTACCGCTAGCAAGAGATCTCTCGCGATGGGGGATAAGAGCAGTTTGTATCGCGCCGGGCATGTTTGATACGGGTATGGTTGAGGGAATGCCTGAAAAGGCGAGGgagagcttgaagaagacgctggaaTTTCCGGCGAGAGCGGGCAGGCCGGAGGAGTTTGCGGGGATGGTCAAGAGCGTTATTGAGAATGCCATGTTGAATGGGACGGTGATACGGCTGGACGGAGCGGCGAGGATGCCGAGTCGATTATAATCTTTAGTATAGAGATATCTAATGTGATGAAAAAAATTGTTATTGTTCTCATCAATATTTTAATTCTATTTTTGCCTTTGCGTTAGGTGTGATTATTGACGGAGTTGCCAATACGGTTGTATCGACATTTCTACGGTCACATTATCATCTCGTAGCTACACATATTATACAAGTAAAGTTACCCATTCGAACAACGTAATCAATACAAGTTTTGTAAGTGTCGTATAGCTCGTCTCGCCTTTGGATGTCCGACTACCGCATTGCTTAAAATAGAGCGAGAACAAGCCATATTGGATGGGCGGGTCTCGGCTGTCGTCTATCGCCAAAGGAACATGGATGATACCAGCAATGTCTTCAATTATGAATCAGGTGCCCTAAACTATAGCGCAGAGCAATTCTGTGGACTACATAGCCATCTGATCAATTCTGGGCGAACTTGGAGCGAAATTAGAGCGACCAAATTATCCGAGGTATGTTGCAGCAGCCGTAACGAAATCGGAATATTCAGCTCTTTTTTAATCGTGATAAGACATGCCGCTTCTCAAATTACAATAAAAATACATCATCTACACAAGCATCATAGTAGACGACAgttccttctcttcaagaAATCATTGAATACATCACAATGCCTGGCTCACCGTCCTCCTTTGTTGTTGGGGTTGGCATGACGCCGTTCCTCTCCCCAAAAAAGTCTGCAAGTCTCGCCGCCAACCCACAGTCAGACTATCTTGATCTCGCTGTCGAAGCTGGAGTCAAAGCCCTGCTAGACGCTGGCCTCACCTTTGACAAAGTCGACCAGGGTATAGGATGCTATGTTTTTGGCGACTCAACATGTGCCCAGCGCGTCTTTTACAGCTTGGGAATGACGAGTATTCCCATCCTCAATGTTCACAACTATTGCAGCTCTGGGAGTACTGGTCTCTGGCTAGCAAACCAGGCCATTCGTTCCGGTGATGCAGACTGCGTCATGGTTGTTGGATTCGACAAGATGTATCCGGGAGTGCTTCCTCAGACACACAAGGACCGCACGAATCCCCTGTCGCGTGTTCTTGACCTCTCCAAGACGCAGATCCCCGAAGCTGACCGTAATAAGAAATCGCCGGGTTGGAGTCCTCAGCTCTATGCCAATGCTCAAGCAGAGTATCTCGACAGATATGGAGGGCCTGGTGGCGCTGAGAGGCGCGATTTTGCACGCATTACGGCTATTAATCGAGAGCATGGCACGCGAAATCCTTACTCTCAGTTGTCGAAAGCTGTTTCAGCTGAGGATGTTTTGTCCAGTCCAGTGATTTCTGGAGATATTACACGTCTTCAGTGCTGCCCCTCATCGGTAAGTGACGAAGAGCCAAGTTCCCACGATGTATCATTTTGACTGACGATATATTGTTTAGACGggtgctgcagctgcggTTATTGTGTCTGAATCCTTCTTGGCTGCTCATCCCTATCTTCGAAGCACAGCTATCCAGATCGCTGGCCAGTCCCTGGCTACGGATTCCTCCAAGTTTTTCGAGTCGAAAAGTGCAATTGAGCTTATCGGTTCTGACATGACGAGGATTGCATCAAAGCGTGCTTATGAACAGGCAGGCATCACACCCAAGGACGTCTCCGTGATCGAGCTGCATGATTGCTTCACCACCAACGAAATGTGTGCTCTAGAGGGTCTAGGATTGGCCGAAGAGGGCAAAGCATGGAAGCTTGTTCGAGACGGTCTCATCACATATAAtccaaagggaaaagagaaaggctgGATCGTTAATCCGAGTGGAGGACTCATCTCCAAGGGACATCCCCTGGGCGCCACGGGATTGGCACAATGTGCAGAGCTGGGTAAGTTGCTTCATTATCTTGATCATTACATCTCAAGACACAAAATCGTTAACAAAATCATGTGATTGTCAACAGTCTGGCACCTCCGTGGATGGGCAAAGCGCCGCTCAGTCGCATCGACACGGTATTGTCTCCAGCATAACATGGGCATGGGCGGCGCGACGGTGGTGACGATATACAAGAGGATAGATGGGGAGGCGGCTCCAAATATTGAGGATACGAAgccggaagaagatggacgcAGCCGCTTGGGCTATAATCCTGCAGATGAAGCACGATCTATAAGCCGTGAAGACTGGGCGAGTGTGATTGcacaaggagaagcaagttCGGCGTGGGCAGCGGCTGAATTGCCGTGGAATTTGAATCCGGGAGCTTATAGTACTAGAGCCAAGCTGTAGAGGTAGATGGCTGTAATTGTTTCCGAATAAAAGATGGAATAATTGTATGCATATATCATCACTAATACCGGTATtaagatgaaggtgaagtTGAAACTGGATGGATTGAATTGAAAGAGTTGGCCACCCAGTGCACCTACGGAAGTTCCAGCTGTAAGATCGCATGACCGCGCTATAATGGTGGGAGTTATAGTGGCCTTTAATTACTGTTAGCGGCCCACTCCCCTATAACGCTGTCTCCTCCCCCGCATTTCGTGGCCTGGGGCATTACGGACCTCTTTCCCAGCTCAGACAGTTACTAGTGGACATGATTCTCTCTCACCTCCAGTTTGTTATTCGTAActggccatcatcgtcaaaacATGTCCACTCGAACCGGAATTGTCAGACGTCAAAGCATTGCTCTTGGTCGCTCTGGCCCGAGGTCCAAAAATGGATGCGCAACTTGTCGCCTCCGTAGAGTTCGCTGCGATGAGAAACGACCGAATTGTGGCCACTGCGATAGACTCAAACTCGAGTGCACGTATCAGCCTCCACGACCTCGACGCAGCCAAAGAAGATTGCCTTCCCCTGACGAAAGTTCGGTGAGCTCTCGACAAGACGCAGACGCTGATGACGAATCCCGGAGATTCAGCGTGGTCGACGAGAGTAGCGAGGGGGCCTCAATGCCGATGTCCTCCTTTTCAGCAGCAACTCCGTCACGCCCAGACAGTGACATAAGAAATATGCAGACCATTCTGCCGACTGACATTAACGATCAATTTGGCGTTTCATCTGAAAATACAAATCCAAGTGGACTCATCTCAGACTCAATGGCGTCCTATATGACTCCAACAACCGCTTCGGCGCTGGATATCGGCTCTACCTCCATACCTTCAGGAGACCATTCAGGGGAACTCTCACAATCACCTTGGAGCCCCAGCTGGTTCGATAGACTGCCTCTTCCTGACTCGGCGTTTTCTTTCACTTCGCTGGGATTCACTAGCGCTCTCAGCCCTAACTTCTTCAATTCTGATCAATCATCAGCTTGGCGAGGCGGTGCTCTTTCTGAAATGGACAGCGGCACAATCCTTACAACCTCGAACGTGGACGGCAGTCCAGGCGTACACACTATTATACAAGGCAACACCGACGATCAGCTTGTTGACATGGACCGGCAAGAAGACAGTGGGCAAGTGAGCAAGCCCGGATACAAACcggcctttgccttttcacCACCACTCCTATCAGACGCCCAggaagagctgcttcttAAAACGTTTGAGTGTGCAATTCAGCCCCCCGCCTCTCTTGCCAGCATCCACCCTCTGGGCTGGCCCAAGATCAAGCGTTATGTGCTTCATATGGCCAACGGCAAGCACACTTCGATAGAATACGGAGCCGTCATGCATGCCCTTGCAGCTCTCAGTGCCATGCTCTTTGAGCCTAGTCGACCAGCTGCTTTAGCTGCCTTGGGGAGCCGTGTATCCACCTGCCGCGATGACTTTGGCCTGTTGTCTCTACGATTGCACGATGTTGCTTGTGTTGCACTCAAATTGAGCCTCTCACATGCAGGATGGGAAGAGCGAAGCAGCCGAGCTCTTCTCGTGGCCATATTTTTGCTGGCTTGGTTTGAGACGGCCTACGATGGCAACGATCAGGTTCGACCCAGCTTCCCAGAAGATATCGCCGAACAAGTTATTGTCAATGGTCGGTGTTGGGATGCCGGTTCCGCGAGCCTTTTCCAGTGGCTGGACTCGTTTGACGCCAAGATGTCTCATATGGGtggtcgtcatcttctctcaGAGCCGGCTTTGGAAATTATCAGGAAGCCACGCCCTGGGGTTACCGACTCAGCAGGCATGGAAGTGGCAGATAGTGAGGCCCTCAGCGATATTGACGGGATGTCTACTGCTACTACCGCTGCCCTAGTGATGAACAGGAAGGGTGAAAATGTCAACATGAAACCTCGCAACGGTGGCTCAAGACTTGCTACGCTATTAGCAGAGCCGCCAACAATTCCCAAGAATGTGGTATGTATGGGTGTTTTCAACATCCTACTCCAGCCAGCCTTTGAGTTTCACATGGCGTCTCAAGCATACTCGCGGCGTGTTGGCTGTCACGatcgccatcaccgcccACGCGGAACCCCtgaagatgagctggaagTGATGAAGGCATGTATGGGTTTTGAGGAAGAATTGGAGGAACTCTGGCGGCGTCGA
This window contains:
- a CDS encoding FAD binding domain-containing protein → MTSTEHTDVLVCGAGPVGLLTALGLSQQGIDTFLIEKKERATQQMFGRAAALYPRSVELLEQLHVAQDVLQTAFIARQGVTWKDGKRITNRGWHIMLSTAAGSFHNYMVNIRQKHIEDILAHKYNSDHEKSVHFGWTITDYAIDKSLDDGYNITATITHISLGNRTVRCKYLVGADGAQSSVRQLAGIAMEGDESTYKWIRIDGKVKTDMPDHNAGLAAIESNTHGAVLWMKLDGDAHRVGFAIPPHLQEKYPEGPNEAEVIKEAVSAVLPFKLEFERVDWWTYYSIKQKVASSMQKDNYVLLGGDAAHTHSSGFAQGVNTGIHDATNLVWKLAGTLKGWYKDDVLSTYASERREIAKRLIALDKLVAATISGDIPVAYTQSETNPDEVLKKLILQNAGFTTGLGIEYQKSVVNKEASIGNIVAGTRAEDSLIYQPGPLVPIRLHYLLNEESQGRWSVLIFVGHASQNGGKVAALRTRLASDLGGLAGAPFLNMLTIVAGSIPGAWDAFNGPAIGKLYLDKDFTAHDRYGITYDNGGIVVVRPDGILAYSSPLDELDDIKEFFKGFCNSI
- a CDS encoding AMP-binding enzyme domain-containing protein, yielding MADYRESQAMSSTSNTDLSILHGPAQPVPIHKTFGCLLREQAKARPSALLVASDHQQKSLTYAEADARSDDLARGFVALGAKQGDRIAILMGNEIEYIETFFACTKIGAPVTLANYAYSEQELHSVLSSCGVSTLVMVPRFDRYDYRHWIPNLRNGIPSLRNIIIVNADKEPALVKLGYNDYHNYEDVLVRGRSSAVDLLAMEAKIHARDVMNLQFTSGSTGLPKASALTHSGIYNAGRYIGSTMYLKASDRICLPVPLFHSFGLIIGLATATAFGASLVLPASIFNVEATLSCIAKYRCTGLYGVTTMFVAEMAHPRFKEFDLSSLRFAILSGSAVPEPLMRKVWSAFGITQTHTNWGLTEASSIVTMTRDSDTIAQRTITSGRLFPGFSARIADPSTGKTVPRGQRGEIALRGNGIQAGYYGNPERTAEAHRTSPEDGLEWFHTGDEGYFDPDGFFVITGRIKDMIIRGGENISPLEIEERLVAHPSIAQASVIGVPDAKYGEQICAFVEPTGTDTDRPSDDELRAWVAETLAYFKRPRYVIWLGSHPAFQAWPKTASGKLRKPDLRNIAAEMMKQEAEKSEELYQEPVRARL
- a CDS encoding short chain dehydrogenase domain-containing protein; translation: MNVQDKIVVVTGGLSGLGAATVKLMSSLGASIAVFDLQLPAGSSDSQKHRYFKVDVSKTEQVATAVKAVASWSKETNKPIAAVVCCAGFLGPAKILSKNNSPLALEVFKKVVDISLTGTVDIIRQILPHMSTQPADENGSRGVIIIVSSAAAFDGQEGQVSYSAAKGAIASMTLPLARDLSRWGIRAVCIAPGMFDTGMVEGMPEKARESLKKTLEFPARAGRPEEFAGMVKSVIENAMLNGTVIRLDGAARMPSRL